The segment ATGACCAGACCGCAGGCCGCTGGGTGCGGCGCGATGAGCTGGATACACCCATTACCCTGACACTTGGCTAATCATGAGCGACAAACACCAGCGCAACACACTCTTCATTATGGGCATCCTTGGCCTACTCGGAACCATCGCGGTGCAGGTGTTGGGCGTGGGAGAGATGAAGGGCGAGGTCATGACGCTGCTCCGGCTGCATTCGTCTGAGTTGGTGTCTCTCCAAGAGAGTGATCGCCAGCAAGATCGCGAGATTTCCGAGATCAAGGGTAAGTTGCATGGCATCGCTAGCCAAGTGGGCCAGGTGCCATCGCGTGTGGCGGCAAAACTCACAGGAAAGGAGTCGGACCGATGAAACGACCAGCCGAGTTTCTAACCGATCCTCGATTTGAGGATGTGACGACTGGCGACGAGACCCAAAAGTTGCGACTGTTGGAGCCTCTGCATGTTTACTCGGCAGTTCTCGACCGTGAGATAATCGTGCCTGTCGGCTTTGTCTTTGAGGAGTCGATTCCTACTTTCCTCTACTCGCTCTCCCGTCCTCGTGGTGACTCCAAAAGGGCCGCGTGCGTGCACGATTGGCTCTACGTCAATCACGGGCACCGCATGCCTAGCGGCGTGGTCATTACCGTGACTCGTCGCCAAGCGGACGATGTATACTACGAGCTTCTAAGACTCAAAGGAGTCAACCCCGTCCGTGCATGGACTCGCTGGCTCGCGCTCCGCATCGCAGGTGGCCACGCTTGGGCCACCTGAATTTATGAGAACAAAACGAACCATCGCAAACCTCGGCAGCCTCAACAAGAAAGCCCTCGCTAAATTCGAGCCATTCCTCGCGAAGGCTGAAGCGGTCATGGCGACTAAAGGCGTGGCCATCGAAGTCATTTCCGGCCTGCGCTCATGGTCGGCCCAAGCTGCTCTGTATGCACAGGGCAGGACAAAACATGGGCGCATCGTCACGAAGGCTAGACCCGGCAGCTCATGGCACAACTACGGCCTCGCCATCGACCTAGGCCTTTTCAAAAACGGCCTCTACCTTGACGAGAAACGTCCCGGCGAGGCTGACAGGCTCTACGCCGAGATTGGCCGGATCGCCGCAAAGCATGGTGTCGAGTGGGCCGGTAACTGGAAGTCATTCCAGGAGACGCCCCATTTCCAAGTCACCTTCGGGCTTTCGATTTCATCCGCGAGGGTAAAGATGGAGAGCGTAAACTACGACATTCAGCGGCTCGTTTGAGTCGCCAGTTCTTCGAGAACTCGCGCATGGAGACCAGAAGCTCTTCGCGGTTCTCTTTCTTCCAGGCTCGCACGCGCCGCTTTCCTTCTTTTTAAAACTGGCATCTTGAGCCAGCTTTTCGCGATACCACTTTGCCTTTGCGGCTCGCTGTTTTTCTGGATCGGAATAAGGCATGATCCAGCCAGTTTAACTCATGTTGTAATAATGTGAACTTGTGACTCTTTGTGGCTTTCTTTGTGTAAAATGACCGTTCTCCTACTGAAATGTTTCACCCGCTATGCTCCACCAAACCGCATACCCACGCAGGTCCCCGCCATGAAGCGAGTTCTCCTTTTCCTGCTCCTCTTCCCTGCCCTAGCCCTATCGCGTGAAGTGCAGAGTCATGGCCTACTCTTTGAAAAATGGCTGCGGGACACATTCTTCGGCGGATATGAGCCGCAGGGCTACACGCAGAAGTGGGACATCCCCGCCGCTGCGAATACCCAACACGGCAACATCCCCGTCAACCCAAAGGCAGCCAAACACGGCACGCCCATCGGTCTTGGTGATGCTCTGCGCCAGTTCGACATCGACGAGCCCTTTCTCCTCATCACCGGATTCTGGCAGCAAAAGACCAAGACGGAGAAAATCTGGACCAATACCCAAGCCATCCGCATCGAGCCTGCTACCTGGAAAAAGCTCTGGCATCCGATCACTCGCGCTGATCTGGAAAAACTCGATTCCAGCATCAAAAACAAGTCTCTGAGCCTCGAAGAAGCTCGCAAAGAGGCCCAGCGGATCAAATCCAGCCCTCCATTCACTGAAGCCGTCATTCAGGTGAATCCGAAGATTGATGGCTCTCAGCGCCGTTTGCAGTGCAGCCTGCGATTTAACGACTTTTTCGCCCATTTAGCCCCAGGAGCCGATTCGCAGCCACAGGCCACTCCTTCGATTTTCGGAGTCCCCGTGCCGAAGCGCTTCGATTCGAGCCCCGCACGATTTCCCAGTGAAAATGGTTACTTGAGGCTGCTCAAAAAGGTGAGCACATCAGCGGCCTCCTGCTCCGTCATGGTCTGGAGCAGCCCCTCCGGCATCAGAGAGGTGGGTTGGGCCTTTTGGCTGCGAATTTGAGCGCGGGGAATGATAAGTGGCTGCCCCGTGGGCAGTTTCAGCGTCACATCGCCTTCACCAGGGTTCACGATGAAGCCCGTCTGCACGCTGCCGTCTTTCAGCGTGATCATCCATGTCTCATAGCCTTTTGCGATGGCTAGAGAGGGCTTTTGCAGGCTTTGTAGGATTTGCTCAGGCGTGAGTCGTGCGCCGACCTTGCTCAGATCAGGGCCAAAATCGCGGCCAGAGCCGTTGAGGATGTGACAGGCCATGCAGGTGGCCAGTTTACCCGTCATGCTGAACAGGGCGGCACCACGCTGCGCATCGCCTTTCACCGAGAGGAGTTTTTTCGTATCCACATTCATGCCGAGAGTCTTGATGCGCTGCTCAAAGGGCACGAAGCGCTCAAAATAGCAGGCGATTTCTGGATTCGGATGCTTGGCATGTGCGGCATCTCCTGCGCCACCGCGCAGCGTGAGCAGAGCGTCACTGGGCGTCTGCAGCGTGGCTGGTGCAGGCGGCGAGTCGCTACCTGCGGCGATCCAGTCCCATAGGAGCTGAAAGCTGCGCTGATCCACCTCACGGGCACCGATCATGGGCATGTGACCGCTGCCGCTGCGGGCGATACGGGCTAGGAGCACGCTTTGGTGAGGCTTTCCGGGTGCGATAACGCGGGCATCGGTGAGGCCGAGATCGCCGCGCACTGGTTTTTCATCGAGCAGCATCGTCTCTGCGGTGGGTAGATCCGCATTGACCATGAGTGGCACGCTACCACCGCCGTGGCGGCGATGGCAGTGGGCGCAGTTGGCGTGCAGCCAGGCACGGGCCTGGGATTCCAGATCGTCCTTGTCATGGAGCCGGTTTTTCAGCCGTG is part of the Verrucomicrobiaceae bacterium genome and harbors:
- a CDS encoding c-type cytochrome, with the protein product MGAEFMARLKNRLHDKDDLESQARAWLHANCAHCHRRHGGGSVPLMVNADLPTAETMLLDEKPVRGDLGLTDARVIAPGKPHQSVLLARIARSGSGHMPMIGAREVDQRSFQLLWDWIAAGSDSPPAPATLQTPSDALLTLRGGAGDAAHAKHPNPEIACYFERFVPFEQRIKTLGMNVDTKKLLSVKGDAQRGAALFSMTGKLATCMACHILNGSGRDFGPDLSKVGARLTPEQILQSLQKPSLAIAKGYETWMITLKDGSVQTGFIVNPGEGDVTLKLPTGQPLIIPRAQIRSQKAQPTSLMPEGLLQTMTEQEAADVLTFLSSLK
- a CDS encoding M15 family metallopeptidase; amino-acid sequence: MRTKRTIANLGSLNKKALAKFEPFLAKAEAVMATKGVAIEVISGLRSWSAQAALYAQGRTKHGRIVTKARPGSSWHNYGLAIDLGLFKNGLYLDEKRPGEADRLYAEIGRIAAKHGVEWAGNWKSFQETPHFQVTFGLSISSARVKMESVNYDIQRLV
- a CDS encoding DUF1353 domain-containing protein; protein product: MKRPAEFLTDPRFEDVTTGDETQKLRLLEPLHVYSAVLDREIIVPVGFVFEESIPTFLYSLSRPRGDSKRAACVHDWLYVNHGHRMPSGVVITVTRRQADDVYYELLRLKGVNPVRAWTRWLALRIAGGHAWAT